In Papaver somniferum cultivar HN1 chromosome 1, ASM357369v1, whole genome shotgun sequence, a genomic segment contains:
- the LOC113336865 gene encoding major latex protein 15-like, producing the protein MAQHHTISGLIGKLVTESEVNCDAEKYYKIIKHHEDVPNATPYVSDVKVTEGHGTTSGCVKQWNFVVAGRNEYVLEKTTYNDETRTICHSDFEGDLMKKYKKFDAILVVKPKDNGHGSNVRWTIEYEKNNEDSPVPIDYLGFFQSLIDDLNSHLCSS; encoded by the exons ATGGCTCAACATCATACCATTTCAGGTCTTATTGGGAAGCTTGTGACCGAATCAGAAGTTAATTGCGATGctgaaaaatattacaaaataatTAAGCACCACGAAGATGTACCTAATGCAACCCCTTATGTTTCCGATGTCAAAGTTACTGAAGGACATGGTACCACTTCGGGTTGTGTCAAGCAATGGAACTTTGTTGTTG CGGGTCGAAACGAATATGTCCTTGAAAAAACAACATACAATGATGAAACAAGGACAATATGTCACAGTGACTTTGAAGGAGACCtgatgaagaaatacaagaagtttgatGCAATCCTTGTAGTTAAGCCAAAGGATAATGGACATGGTAGTAATGTGAGATGGACTATTGAATATGAGAAGAATAACGAGGATTCTCCGGTTCCAATTGATTATCTAGGTTTCTTCCAATCGTTAATCGATGACTTGAACTCTCATCTTTGCTCCTCTTAA